Genomic window (Drosophila ananassae strain 14024-0371.13 chromosome 3L, ASM1763931v2, whole genome shotgun sequence):
GTATAACCCTGCTGGCGAAAGTGCTTCAGACAGAGCTTTATTATCTCCACCTCACGTCGGGTATTGTAGTTCTTCATCCGCGCACTGGTGTACATTGGGTCGTCCTGGCCGTGGAGCTCTATGTACCAAATACTGAAGTTGAACGATGGCCCCCAGGACAGGAGGGGAACTATTTTGAGGTACAAAATGGGCAAATTCTCTGAGCCGTCTTCGGTAAGGCAACGCAGATTAAATATTTCCGGTATGTTGTCGTTTTTAAGGCCTCTGCAAAAGGGGGATTTCCAGTTATTAAAGCGGAATTAcattttgagatgcctctgaCTCACCCCTCTAGAAGCAAGACCATATGATCGTCGTCTAATCCACCATATACCCGAAATTTCTTGATGTTGCAGACGTGCGACTTCTCGAACTTGCCAAATTTGATCTTTTTGACAATGGCGGGACGGCGCAGCTTCAAGGTAAGAAACTGAGGCGGGCTATTGCTGTAGGCGGACCAGCGGGAGGTCTGGTCGTTGGGGCAGTCCACTAAAACGTTTCTGCGtgataaatacaatttatgagACAGATGCGCATTACGAAATCCGAGGTAATCCCGggcatatatatatttattttttcaaacaacttACTCTGGCAGATAATTTGGCGAATAGCTGGAGTAACGGTAGATCTCAAATTTCAGACGCTCGGATAGGGAAAATGGCTTCTGGGCGCCACTCTGGGTGCTTGTATTTGTTCCGGAATAGGCGTTTATGGCTCCAAACGAGGACAGTGCCACCGAACCGTGTGAACTGTTGTCCGTAGGACTGGAGGTTGAGGAGGATGACATGATCGTTGTATAGCACCTTCGATCCTTTTAGATTAGCAGTTTTTAAAGCCGGTCAAAGAGCGCAAATTACTGTTGTTACTTTTCCGCCTATTCGGTCTTCTCCTGTTTCCACACCCACTCGCAACAACAATACATTATCAGCTGATTGGCTCCCCAATTCTATCGGCGTTTATCGGTATctgtgttttaattttaaaatttatccaCAAGTGCGGATAATATAGTACTAGAACAACTTATTATTATAACAAAGCTTATTAAATAAGAGTTATTCATTTTATATTAGGAATTCAGTTTTAATAGCAGATAAAACCTAAAAAAGGTTTTTGTGTTTAGCTGAATCTTCATGATAAATATTGAATTGTTTCTATGATAAACGTTAAGATAACAAAAACAGATTAGGGATTAAGGGAAGTATTTCTAAAAATCATTtgcaaaaataaatgattctgttttttatttgaataatataaaataaccGTTATAGCTTAAAATGATATTGAAAAATTTGTCGGCTATGCAATGATATCGATAGGCATTAGAGGTGGACCAACGTGTTTAGATTTCTGTGTTTGTGGCTTGGTTTTCATCCATTTTTTTCTGAATTGTTTTTACTGTAAAAATTAGCTATAATCATGTCCTTTGAAGCGATACCCAAGGACCTTAGGGGTCTGCGTGCCTGCCTAGTTTGTTCATTAGTTAAGGTGAGTTAATATAAGCTATTATATTTATAGTCTTTCAACAGCCCCGGTGTACTCCACAGAGTTTTGATCAATTTGAGACTGATGGCTGCGAAAACTGCGAGGAATTCCTGCGGATGAAGAATAACAAGGACAACGTTTACGATCACACTAGTAACAACTTTGACGGGATTATTGCGCTTACCACACCCACCGACTCGTGGGTAGCTAAATGGCAGCGGCTAGGTGAGAAAATGGTATAACCCCTGAGAAGGATTCAATAATAACAACCGTTATCCTTTCCAGCTCGTTTTAATCGAGGCATCTATGCTATCTCCGTCTCTGGCACCTTGCCGCCATCTACTCTACGGGATATGAAGAATCGTGGAGTTGTCTACAAAACCCGCGACCGGAGCCAACGCTAATGAAATGATCAGTTTTTTCGTACAAAATACATATGtaaatctttatttttaagttataacAGAACCACGAATACATACAATAGCAATACAAAACGAGAGTGGAATAAATGCTGCATCAGTCGTCCAGCGGGCTAACACGCAATCCCTCGCCACCAGCCGTCGTTACATGGACGCCGAAACCTGCCGATTCTAGTTCTTCCTTGAGCTTCCAGTACACCTCATTGCACTCGTAGTT
Coding sequences:
- the LOC6496241 gene encoding transcription elongation factor SPT4 — protein: MSFEAIPKDLRGLRACLVCSLVKSFDQFETDGCENCEEFLRMKNNKDNVYDHTSNNFDGIIALTTPTDSWVAKWQRLARFNRGIYAISVSGTLPPSTLRDMKNRGVVYKTRDRSQR